In a genomic window of Chrysemys picta bellii isolate R12L10 chromosome 1, ASM1138683v2, whole genome shotgun sequence:
- the LOC135981567 gene encoding uncharacterized protein LOC135981567 translates to MQSSPAVMAVQSVNRKRAPAWTDREVLDLIAVWGDESVLSELRSKKRNAKIYEKISKDMSERGYSRDATQCRVKIKELRQGYQKTKEANGRSGSHPQTSRFYEALHSILGAAATTTPPVTVDSEDGIVSTAGSSDMLGDGEDEEGDEEGEAVGSAHNADFPDSQDLFITLTEIPYEASPAVTPDTESGEGSATPSATVSQPSLASHSQRLARIRRRKKRTREDMFSELMACSQAQAAQQTQWRENLTRMHQANMDREERWRQEDQQATQTLLGLLREQTDTLRRLVDVLQERRQEDRAPLQSISNRPPPPPSPIPTSPKVQRRRGGRVPAKSHSTPAESSSSRRLSFPKI, encoded by the exons atgcagagctctccagcagtgatggccgtgcagtctgtgaatagaaagagggccccagcatggactgatcgggaagtcttggatctcatcgctgtgtggggcgatgagtccgtgctttccgagctgcgctccaagaaacggaatgcaaagatctacgagaagatctctaaagacatgtcagagagaggatacagccgggatgcaacgcagtgccgcgtgaaaatcaaggagctgagacaaggctaccagaagaccaaagaggcaaacggacgctccggatcccatccccagacatcccgtttctacgaggcactgcattccatcctcggtgcggccgccaccactaccccaccagtgaccgtggactctgaggatgggatagtgtccacggccggttcctcggacatgttaggggacggggaagatgaggaaggagatgaggagggcgaggcagtcggcagcgctcacaacgctgatttccccgacagccaggatctcttcatcacccttacagagatcccctacgaagcgtccccagccgttaccccggacacagaatctggggaaggatcagcca ccccatctgcgactgtctcacaacctagcctggcatcacactcccaaaggctagcgcggattaggcgtaggaagaagaggacacgggaggacatgttctctgagcttatggcctgttcccaagcccaggcagcacagcagacccagtggcgggagaacttgacccgaatgcaccaagcaaacatggatcgggaggagaggtggcggcaggaagaccagcaggcgactcaaacgctgcttggactactgagggagcaaacggacacgctccggcgccttgtggatgttctgcaggaacggaggcaggaggacagagccccgctgcagtccatctctaaccgccctcccccgccaccaagtcccatacccacctcacccaaagtgcaaagaaggagaggcggcagagtccctgctaagtctcactccacccctgcagagagctctagtagcagaaggctctcattccccaaaatttga